One genomic window of Halococcus salifodinae DSM 8989 includes the following:
- a CDS encoding MFS transporter, translating to MILTTLLGARVNTDRVVLATMIFAVLFGQVALYPGVPELVAALGATTTLDASTWFLAAEYAGFVLFAGVWGALSDAAGRRVPFIVAGALGGVVSYAALIGLAAVAGIGFGTMLVLRFVEGSFTIAAFSLSITMLMDLEGGHGRNMGAAGIAIGSGTALGAPLGGQLSSIGPLVPIAVAAGLLCVVALLATRVTDRVPESQRGGLGAAITGLTERPALGLPYAFGFADRFTAGFFALVGTLYFRQTFELDAGAAGIVLGLFFAPFALGQYPMGRLSDRIGRLLPVVAGSVLYGASILAVYLAPTIEIASATMILLGIAGALVAPATMALVTDLAPDDRGTAMGGFNVFGSLGFLVGTVGGGVIADSVGFGAAFLAAAALEAGIVLVALPLLVRLDIPRATLFGDREST from the coding sequence ATGATCCTCACGACCCTACTCGGGGCACGCGTGAACACCGATCGTGTGGTGCTGGCGACGATGATCTTCGCGGTGCTGTTCGGGCAGGTGGCGCTCTACCCCGGCGTCCCGGAGCTCGTGGCAGCGCTCGGTGCAACCACGACGCTCGACGCGAGCACGTGGTTTCTCGCCGCCGAGTACGCCGGCTTCGTGCTCTTCGCTGGCGTCTGGGGTGCGCTGAGTGACGCTGCAGGTCGGCGGGTCCCCTTCATCGTCGCGGGCGCGCTCGGCGGCGTCGTGAGCTACGCGGCGTTGATCGGTCTCGCCGCAGTCGCCGGGATCGGGTTCGGCACGATGCTCGTCCTCCGCTTCGTCGAGGGGAGCTTCACCATCGCGGCGTTCTCGCTCTCGATCACGATGCTGATGGATCTAGAGGGTGGTCACGGCCGGAACATGGGCGCGGCGGGCATCGCCATCGGCTCCGGGACGGCACTCGGCGCACCGCTCGGCGGCCAGCTCTCGTCGATCGGGCCGCTCGTGCCGATCGCCGTCGCCGCCGGCCTCCTCTGTGTCGTTGCGCTGCTGGCGACGCGGGTGACCGACAGAGTCCCCGAGAGCCAGCGCGGCGGTCTCGGGGCCGCGATCACCGGGCTCACCGAACGGCCCGCACTCGGCCTCCCCTACGCCTTCGGCTTCGCCGACCGCTTCACGGCGGGCTTTTTCGCGCTCGTCGGCACGCTCTACTTCCGACAGACGTTCGAACTCGACGCGGGCGCGGCGGGCATCGTGCTCGGCCTGTTTTTCGCGCCGTTCGCGCTCGGCCAGTATCCGATGGGCCGACTTTCCGATCGGATCGGCCGTCTCCTCCCGGTCGTCGCGGGATCGGTGCTCTATGGGGCTTCGATCCTCGCGGTCTATCTCGCCCCCACGATCGAGATCGCGAGCGCGACGATGATTTTGCTCGGGATCGCCGGCGCGCTCGTCGCTCCGGCCACGATGGCGCTCGTCACGGACCTCGCTCCCGACGACCGGGGGACGGCGATGGGCGGGTTCAACGTCTTCGGCAGTCTCGGCTTCCTCGTGGGCACCGTCGGCGGCGGCGTGATCGCCGACAGCGTCGGCTTCGGCGCGGCCTTTCTCGCCGCCGCCGCGCTCGAAGCCGGGATCGTCCTCGTTGCGCTCCCGCTGCTCGTCCGTCTCGACATCCCCCGAGCGACGCTGTTCGGCGATCGAGAGTCGACCTGA
- a CDS encoding HdeD family acid-resistance protein, with amino-acid sequence MTGRDKNMSTESKTNENNLPITESWRVLAGIGVLVSVFGIIAIFSPLVSGIALSPILGVLLVAGGIGHSIHVFSAREWKGFIWQALLAVIYIVSGVTLIVNPVIGLLTLTLLLAAFFFVEGAVGIVMALRLRPSSGWGWLLASGVIGVIAGALVWTGWPITALWVVGLVFGIKLLSTGAAMIMLAIGSRKAARDTTSSGSTPRGA; translated from the coding sequence ATGACAGGTCGAGATAAGAACATGAGTACAGAATCTAAAACCAATGAGAACAACCTACCAATCACCGAAAGCTGGCGAGTATTAGCAGGCATTGGAGTCCTTGTTTCAGTGTTCGGAATCATCGCGATCTTCTCACCGCTTGTGAGCGGGATTGCACTCTCGCCGATACTCGGTGTGTTGCTCGTCGCTGGTGGAATCGGACATAGCATTCACGTCTTTTCTGCCCGAGAATGGAAGGGCTTCATCTGGCAGGCCCTGCTCGCGGTAATCTATATCGTCAGTGGCGTCACATTGATCGTGAACCCGGTGATTGGACTCTTGACCCTCACGCTCCTCTTGGCAGCGTTCTTCTTCGTCGAGGGTGCCGTCGGGATCGTGATGGCGTTACGACTCCGTCCGTCGTCGGGGTGGGGCTGGCTGCTCGCCAGCGGCGTCATCGGCGTCATTGCTGGCGCACTGGTCTGGACCGGTTGGCCGATAACTGCGCTGTGGGTGGTCGGTCTCGTCTTCGGGATCAAACTACTCAGCACGGGTGCGGCAATGATCATGTTGGCCATCGGTAGCCGCAAAGCCGCACGCGACACCACCTCGTCCGGTAGCACTCCTCGCGGTGCCTGA
- a CDS encoding arylsulfatase translates to MADQEFHGQIGRTYNESEPWWPEETRAPEDAPNVLMIVLDDVGFGQLGCYGGLIDTPNIDRLAENGLQYNNFHTTAICSPTRSCLMTGRNHHSNGMAGITEITTGFPGYDGHIPHENGFLPEMLGEQGYSTHALGKWHLSPVEANSAAGPYDEWPLGRGFERFYGFLGADSDQYTPPLIYDNHQVEPPATPEEGYHFTEDIAARAIEFMTDAKQVNPDKPLFKYFCPGACHAPHQVPQEWADKYEGEFDMGWDEAREQILERQKEMGVVPENTDLSPQNEDVREWDSLSEDEHRLYSRMMEVFAGFLEHTDHQIEKLLDFLDELGELDDTLVMLVSDNGASPEGGPTGSLNENRFFNNIEENVEDNLDAIDDLGGPEYYNHYPWGWTWAGNTPFRRWKRETYRGGASDPMVVHWPNGIDAEGEMRDQFVHAIDLVPTILESIGIEAPDEIKGYSQSPIEGTSFAYSFDDPDAPEQHTTQYFEMLATRAIYHDGWRAVHPWPLDEPISAEDLSASSLEDSGWELYHVAEDFSEAHDVSDEHPEKLLELIQLWWSEAGKHNVLPLDSRGVARLAEPRPQPGKPRDRYVYHPSEQHVPENAAAKVLNRDHSITADLSIPASGAEGVLIAHGARSGGYSLFIEDGRLHYVHNYVGVEEYEVVADERVPEGDVSVSMELETTGEPDAQNGKGTPATVRLYYGDEQVGEGDLLTTIPISISIVAGLSCGRDAVNAVSDEYRDRSPFAFTGDIDRVTVDVSGEPFVHHEAEMDRILARE, encoded by the coding sequence ATGGCAGATCAAGAATTTCACGGCCAAATCGGCCGTACGTACAACGAATCCGAACCGTGGTGGCCCGAAGAGACCCGGGCACCTGAAGACGCCCCGAACGTCTTGATGATCGTCCTTGACGACGTTGGATTCGGCCAGCTGGGCTGTTATGGCGGACTGATCGACACGCCGAACATCGACAGATTGGCCGAGAACGGTCTCCAGTACAACAACTTCCACACCACGGCGATCTGCTCACCGACCAGGAGCTGCCTGATGACTGGGCGGAACCACCACTCGAACGGAATGGCCGGAATCACCGAAATCACGACCGGATTTCCGGGGTACGACGGTCACATTCCCCACGAGAACGGCTTCCTTCCGGAGATGCTCGGTGAACAGGGCTACAGCACCCACGCGCTCGGCAAGTGGCACCTCTCGCCCGTCGAGGCCAACAGCGCCGCCGGTCCGTACGACGAGTGGCCGCTCGGGCGCGGATTCGAGCGCTTCTACGGGTTCCTCGGCGCTGACTCCGACCAGTACACGCCGCCGCTCATCTACGACAATCACCAAGTCGAACCACCGGCGACGCCCGAGGAGGGGTATCACTTCACCGAGGACATCGCCGCCCGTGCCATCGAGTTCATGACCGACGCGAAACAGGTCAACCCGGACAAACCTCTCTTCAAGTACTTCTGTCCCGGCGCGTGCCACGCGCCCCACCAGGTCCCTCAGGAGTGGGCCGACAAGTACGAGGGCGAGTTCGACATGGGCTGGGACGAAGCCCGTGAGCAGATCCTCGAACGCCAGAAGGAGATGGGTGTGGTGCCGGAAAACACGGATCTCTCGCCACAGAACGAAGACGTTCGAGAGTGGGACTCCCTGTCGGAGGACGAACACCGCCTTTACTCCCGGATGATGGAGGTGTTCGCGGGCTTTCTCGAACACACCGACCACCAGATCGAGAAACTCCTCGACTTCCTCGACGAGCTCGGCGAACTCGACGACACGCTCGTGATGCTCGTCTCGGACAACGGAGCCAGCCCCGAAGGCGGCCCCACGGGATCGCTCAACGAGAATCGCTTCTTCAACAACATCGAGGAGAACGTCGAGGACAATCTCGACGCGATCGACGACCTCGGTGGTCCGGAGTACTACAACCACTACCCGTGGGGATGGACGTGGGCGGGGAACACGCCATTCCGACGCTGGAAGCGCGAGACGTATCGCGGCGGCGCGAGCGACCCGATGGTCGTCCACTGGCCGAACGGCATCGACGCCGAGGGGGAAATGCGCGATCAGTTCGTCCACGCCATCGACCTCGTGCCGACGATCCTGGAATCGATCGGGATCGAGGCCCCCGACGAGATCAAAGGCTACTCGCAGTCGCCCATCGAGGGCACGAGTTTCGCGTACTCGTTCGACGACCCCGACGCGCCGGAACAGCACACCACCCAGTACTTCGAGATGCTCGCGACGCGCGCGATCTACCACGACGGCTGGCGCGCCGTCCATCCCTGGCCGCTGGACGAACCGATCAGCGCGGAGGACCTCTCGGCCAGCAGTCTGGAGGACTCCGGGTGGGAACTGTATCACGTCGCCGAGGACTTCTCGGAAGCCCACGACGTCAGCGACGAACACCCCGAGAAACTGCTCGAACTCATCCAACTGTGGTGGTCTGAAGCCGGAAAGCACAACGTGTTGCCGCTCGACAGTCGCGGCGTGGCACGGCTCGCCGAACCGCGCCCCCAACCCGGCAAGCCCCGCGACAGGTACGTCTACCACCCCAGCGAACAGCACGTCCCCGAGAACGCGGCCGCCAAAGTGCTGAACCGCGACCACAGCATCACCGCCGATCTGTCGATTCCGGCCAGTGGGGCCGAGGGCGTCCTGATCGCTCACGGCGCTCGCTCGGGTGGCTACTCGCTGTTCATCGAGGACGGTCGGCTCCACTACGTCCACAACTACGTGGGCGTCGAGGAGTACGAGGTCGTCGCCGACGAGCGAGTTCCCGAGGGCGACGTCTCGGTTAGCATGGAGCTCGAGACGACCGGCGAGCCCGATGCCCAGAACGGGAAGGGCACACCGGCGACAGTCCGCCTCTACTACGGCGACGAACAGGTGGGCGAGGGTGATCTGCTGACGACGATCCCCATCAGCATCAGTATCGTTGCTGGACTGAGCTGTGGACGAGACGCCGTCAACGCCGTCAGCGACGAGTACCGGGACCGATCACCGTTCGCGTTCACCGGCGACATCGATCGCGTGACCGTCGACGTCAGCGGCGAACCGTTCGTCCATCACGAGGCCGAGATGGACCGCATCCTGGCGCGGGAGTGA
- a CDS encoding bile acid:sodium symporter family protein — translation MAVVLESLARLSVLVFVVTSMLAMGLNLTVAQILAPLRDLRRVATALLANFVLVPVLAYAILVVIPLSQAQSIGLILLATAAGAPFLPKLVETAKGNLAFGVGLMVLLMVVTVAYVPVVLPLLLPGVEVAPLDIASSLVVLMLIPLAIGLVVKARYSDVADSVQPAVNQTSSTALILLVVLMLVLNFQTVLSVIGTGVILALLLFIVASFAIGWALGGTEVDNRSVMSLGTAQRNVSAALVVGAQNFADPNVLVVLIVGAMLMLVVLLPLGGELGRRTAPSTESPERERMTVED, via the coding sequence GTGGCGGTAGTCCTCGAATCCCTCGCGCGGCTGTCGGTGCTGGTCTTCGTCGTGACGAGCATGCTTGCGATGGGGCTGAACCTGACGGTTGCACAGATCCTCGCCCCCTTGCGAGACCTGCGCCGAGTCGCGACGGCGCTTTTGGCGAACTTCGTTCTCGTGCCTGTCCTCGCCTACGCCATTCTCGTCGTGATTCCCCTTTCGCAAGCCCAGTCCATCGGACTGATACTGCTGGCGACCGCGGCCGGTGCCCCGTTTCTGCCCAAGCTCGTGGAGACCGCAAAGGGCAACCTCGCCTTCGGCGTCGGGCTGATGGTCCTGTTGATGGTAGTCACCGTCGCGTACGTCCCGGTGGTGCTCCCGTTGTTGCTGCCCGGTGTCGAGGTCGCTCCCCTCGACATCGCGAGTTCGCTCGTGGTCTTGATGCTCATCCCGCTCGCCATCGGTCTGGTTGTCAAGGCCCGCTACTCGGACGTGGCCGACTCCGTCCAGCCTGCAGTCAACCAGACGTCGAGTACGGCGCTGATCCTTCTGGTCGTCCTGATGCTAGTCCTGAACTTTCAGACGGTTCTGAGCGTGATCGGGACCGGCGTGATCCTCGCCCTGCTGTTGTTCATCGTCGCCTCGTTCGCCATCGGGTGGGCGCTGGGTGGGACGGAGGTCGACAATCGGTCGGTGATGAGTCTCGGGACGGCCCAACGCAACGTCTCGGCCGCGCTGGTCGTCGGCGCGCAGAACTTTGCTGACCCGAACGTGCTCGTCGTGCTGATCGTCGGCGCAATGTTGATGCTGGTCGTCCTGTTACCGCTCGGTGGCGAACTCGGCCGACGCACTGCTCCGAGCACCGAGAGCCCGGAGCGTGAGAGAATGACTGTCGAAGACTGA
- a CDS encoding HAD family hydrolase, whose protein sequence is MSTAEFEEIVTDWQDEARHPRFERRYTELVYQPMVELLAFLRANEFKTYIFSGGGVEFMRPMTEAAYGVPPEEVVGSTIETRYEVRDGEPVLMRLPEIDFIDDEAGKPIGIHKFIGRRPIAAFGNSTGDREMLEWTGAGSGPRLMMLLFHDDDEREYAYGSAKGLADPMLGAFPPSLMETAEEKDWIVASMKDDWNQVFAFES, encoded by the coding sequence ATGAGCACGGCCGAGTTCGAGGAGATCGTGACCGACTGGCAGGACGAGGCGCGCCATCCACGCTTCGAGCGGCGCTACACCGAATTGGTCTATCAGCCGATGGTCGAGCTGCTCGCGTTTTTGCGGGCCAACGAGTTCAAGACATACATTTTCTCCGGCGGTGGCGTCGAGTTCATGCGGCCGATGACTGAGGCGGCCTACGGGGTTCCACCCGAGGAAGTGGTGGGATCGACGATCGAGACCCGCTATGAGGTCCGCGACGGCGAACCGGTGTTGATGCGCTTGCCCGAGATCGATTTCATCGACGACGAGGCAGGCAAGCCGATCGGCATCCACAAGTTCATCGGCAGGCGGCCGATCGCGGCGTTCGGTAACTCCACCGGAGACCGCGAGATGCTCGAATGGACCGGTGCGGGCAGCGGTCCGCGGTTGATGATGTTGCTGTTCCACGACGACGACGAGCGCGAGTATGCGTACGGTTCGGCCAAAGGACTGGCGGACCCCATGCTCGGCGCATTTCCCCCGTCGCTGATGGAAACGGCCGAGGAGAAAGATTGGATCGTTGCGAGCATGAAGGACGACTGGAACCAGGTTTTCGCTTTCGAATCGTGA
- a CDS encoding APC family permease → MASDQITLSEALSMAIGGMVGGGIFAVLGVVAVEAGTATWIAFVASGVVAICAGYSALRLNARSEGQLNPIAYIEQFTGSTTLAGMTGWTFITGYVGTMSLYAYSFGGYFTELIGADAVAGLPLQPVITLLVIVVFVGLNLGGAHASGRTENILVGLKVLILLVFGFGGLYYGFQRGLISSGLEDLQVSTLLAASIGFVAFEGWELLLFDQENIENPQETITKAIYGSIVFVTALYVIVAVVTTNLVSTEVIQRNAETALAVAAEPFLGQFGFVLISIAALFSTGSALNATLFSASRLTRMLVADDLLPSQLRGVDDDPTRPLLVLGVLTALLSGLGGLDGISSFASLSFITIFGGFSLLAFLERTSFVSALIPAIGCLGAIATIVGLLYNLVTTEPEVFVAVVGISIAAVAMELLYFDREPILAEARNVKQRL, encoded by the coding sequence ATGGCGTCCGACCAAATCACTCTCAGCGAGGCACTCTCGATGGCCATTGGTGGAATGGTCGGCGGTGGGATCTTCGCTGTGCTCGGGGTCGTAGCTGTCGAAGCTGGTACCGCTACGTGGATCGCGTTCGTCGCGTCGGGCGTCGTCGCCATCTGTGCTGGCTACTCGGCGTTACGGCTCAACGCGCGATCAGAAGGCCAGTTGAACCCGATCGCCTATATCGAACAATTCACCGGTAGCACGACGCTCGCGGGCATGACCGGCTGGACGTTCATCACCGGATACGTCGGAACGATGTCGCTGTACGCCTACTCGTTCGGAGGATATTTCACCGAACTGATCGGTGCGGACGCGGTCGCAGGCCTTCCGCTCCAACCGGTCATCACGCTGCTCGTTATCGTCGTGTTCGTCGGTCTCAACCTCGGCGGGGCACACGCGTCGGGACGCACCGAAAACATACTCGTCGGTCTCAAAGTGCTCATTCTGCTTGTTTTCGGTTTCGGTGGGCTCTATTATGGGTTCCAGCGAGGACTGATCAGTTCCGGTCTCGAGGACCTGCAAGTGAGCACGCTGCTGGCTGCCAGCATCGGCTTCGTCGCGTTCGAAGGCTGGGAGCTCCTGTTGTTCGACCAGGAAAACATCGAAAACCCCCAGGAGACGATCACGAAGGCGATCTACGGCTCGATCGTGTTCGTGACCGCACTCTACGTGATCGTGGCCGTCGTGACGACGAACCTCGTGAGCACGGAGGTCATTCAACGAAACGCAGAAACCGCGCTCGCGGTTGCTGCGGAACCGTTCCTCGGCCAGTTCGGCTTCGTGTTGATCTCGATCGCGGCACTGTTCTCGACCGGGAGTGCGCTCAACGCGACGCTGTTCAGTGCGTCCCGACTGACGCGGATGCTCGTTGCGGACGATCTGCTCCCGAGCCAACTCCGTGGCGTCGACGACGACCCGACCCGTCCGCTGCTCGTTCTCGGCGTACTGACGGCGTTGCTGAGCGGTCTCGGTGGTCTCGACGGGATCAGTTCGTTCGCCTCACTGTCGTTCATCACGATCTTCGGCGGATTTAGCCTGCTGGCGTTCCTCGAACGGACATCGTTCGTGTCGGCACTAATCCCCGCGATCGGCTGTCTGGGTGCGATCGCCACCATCGTCGGGCTACTGTATAACCTCGTCACAACCGAACCGGAGGTGTTCGTGGCAGTGGTCGGGATCTCGATTGCAGCCGTCGCCATGGAACTGCTGTATTTCGACCGGGAGCCGATTCTTGCTGAAGCACGGAATGTCAAGCAGCGACTCTGA
- a CDS encoding GAP family protein, with the protein MSFLTVLPLAVVMIAGPQILSAIFLATSEGWQRNSGVFVLGAALSISLVVAATFFLGVGATGQGLSGGTLNVIILVLLLIAMVRTFLGRGQSEPPKWMGRLQAATPQFSFRLGFLLLGFFPTDIITSVTVGSYLAAHDFPLTDAIPFVLVTLVLLASPSLGMVVLGERAEAILPKIRDWMNTNSWIVSEVVILFFVASILNGLLG; encoded by the coding sequence GTGAGCTTCCTCACGGTTCTCCCATTGGCGGTCGTGATGATTGCCGGCCCACAGATACTGAGCGCCATCTTCCTCGCCACGAGTGAGGGATGGCAGCGCAATTCCGGCGTGTTCGTCTTAGGTGCAGCGCTCTCGATATCACTCGTGGTCGCTGCTACGTTCTTCTTGGGGGTCGGCGCTACCGGTCAGGGGCTGTCGGGGGGAACACTCAACGTCATCATCTTGGTGCTCCTCCTGATCGCCATGGTCCGCACGTTCCTAGGGCGTGGGCAATCGGAACCCCCGAAGTGGATGGGGCGACTCCAGGCGGCCACACCGCAGTTCTCGTTCCGGCTCGGCTTCTTGCTGCTCGGATTCTTTCCAACCGACATCATCACCTCCGTCACCGTCGGCTCCTATCTCGCCGCCCACGACTTTCCGCTGACGGACGCCATTCCGTTCGTTCTCGTCACGCTGGTGTTGCTGGCGTCTCCGTCACTCGGTATGGTAGTGCTCGGAGAACGCGCGGAAGCCATCCTCCCAAAGATTCGAGACTGGATGAACACGAACTCGTGGATCGTCAGCGAGGTAGTCATCCTCTTTTTCGTCGCCAGCATCCTGAACGGCCTTCTGGGATAG
- a CDS encoding SulP family inorganic anion transporter has protein sequence MKHSVESALPMMEWLPEYDQSWIRLDIVAGITVAAAVIPESLAYASLAGLPPQTGLYAALLGAITYVFLASSRQVIVGPTSALAILLLAGVGPIAASNGITYPAAVAVTTLLVGIISIAAWVFRLGHLVNFISGSVLTGFSTGAALYIISTQLGKLFGIEGADGTFFERFWFILSHLNEAQSTTVIVGLLSIGLLLLGERFQRVPTALVVVILAIVTSSVLDLQAQGVAVVGDLQSGLPTLTVPPVPEVGVVGALTPVAFALFILSYVQGIGAVQTFARRNGYRADPDQELLADGAANVAAGLFGGFAVGGSMSRSALNDSMGGKSQVVSAVVAAVLVVVLLFLTGVFTTLPDATLAAVVTVAVLGLIDVAEMKRLRQVTRSEFAIASATLLGVLALGMVWGVFIGVGLSLLHMISLVSNPKTEALGRFPDSNHFINPKRHPEAVEDSGVLVYRVDAELFYANTNVVQNDLEARIEAHDSPVDLVVFDLFSSPIVDYAAAEFFGDLRSDLASQGIDLRIAGANEQVVEMLNAVGLNEELGGVREDETIASTIDRWRREEGVPS, from the coding sequence ATGAAGCACTCCGTGGAGTCGGCACTCCCGATGATGGAGTGGCTTCCGGAATACGATCAGTCCTGGATCCGACTCGACATCGTGGCGGGAATCACGGTCGCGGCTGCGGTCATTCCGGAGAGTTTGGCGTACGCCTCACTGGCGGGATTGCCTCCTCAGACAGGACTGTACGCCGCATTGCTGGGGGCCATAACGTACGTTTTCCTCGCTTCGTCCCGGCAAGTGATCGTCGGTCCGACCTCGGCGCTCGCCATCCTCCTCCTGGCCGGCGTCGGCCCCATCGCAGCGTCGAACGGGATCACGTACCCCGCCGCCGTCGCTGTGACGACTCTCCTCGTCGGCATCATCAGCATCGCCGCATGGGTCTTCCGGCTCGGTCACCTCGTCAACTTCATCTCCGGGTCAGTGCTCACCGGGTTTTCGACGGGTGCGGCGCTGTACATCATCTCCACACAACTCGGGAAACTCTTCGGCATCGAGGGCGCTGACGGTACTTTCTTCGAGCGATTCTGGTTCATTCTCAGCCACCTGAACGAGGCACAGTCCACGACGGTCATCGTCGGCCTCCTCTCGATTGGCCTTTTGCTCCTGGGAGAACGATTCCAGCGAGTACCCACCGCCCTGGTCGTCGTCATCCTGGCTATCGTCACGTCGTCGGTGCTCGATCTTCAGGCACAGGGTGTCGCCGTCGTCGGGGACCTACAGAGCGGGCTTCCGACGCTCACGGTCCCGCCCGTCCCCGAGGTCGGGGTCGTGGGGGCACTCACTCCGGTGGCGTTCGCGCTCTTCATCCTCTCGTACGTGCAGGGCATCGGTGCCGTCCAGACGTTTGCCCGTCGGAACGGGTACAGAGCTGACCCCGATCAGGAACTCCTGGCCGACGGTGCCGCGAACGTCGCCGCCGGCCTGTTCGGTGGGTTCGCCGTCGGCGGGAGTATGTCTCGGTCGGCGCTCAACGACTCCATGGGCGGAAAATCCCAGGTCGTCAGCGCGGTGGTCGCCGCCGTCCTCGTCGTCGTTCTCCTGTTTCTCACGGGAGTGTTCACGACACTCCCGGACGCCACTCTGGCAGCGGTCGTCACCGTCGCCGTCCTCGGTCTCATCGACGTTGCGGAGATGAAGCGACTCCGACAGGTCACCCGGAGCGAGTTCGCCATCGCGTCCGCGACGCTGTTGGGGGTGCTCGCGCTGGGGATGGTCTGGGGCGTGTTCATCGGCGTCGGCCTGTCGCTGCTTCACATGATCTCGCTCGTTAGCAACCCAAAGACGGAGGCTCTCGGTCGGTTTCCGGACAGCAACCACTTCATCAACCCGAAGAGACATCCCGAAGCGGTCGAGGATTCCGGCGTGCTCGTCTACCGCGTCGACGCCGAGTTGTTCTACGCGAACACGAACGTCGTACAGAACGACCTCGAAGCGCGCATCGAAGCACACGACTCGCCAGTCGATCTCGTCGTCTTCGATCTCTTCTCCTCACCGATCGTGGACTACGCGGCCGCAGAGTTCTTCGGCGATCTCCGGAGCGATCTCGCTTCCCAAGGGATCGACCTCCGCATCGCGGGTGCGAACGAACAGGTCGTGGAAATGCTAAATGCCGTCGGCTTGAACGAGGAACTCGGTGGCGTCCGCGAGGACGAGACGATCGCGTCGACCATCGATCGGTGGCGACGCGAGGAGGGAGTACCGTCGTGA
- a CDS encoding DUF7838 family putative zinc beta-ribbon protein, producing the protein MSLERDHDCPTCDEERTFYRAASTMVRLGEKVKWRCPDCEYSFVTIGDDVDSSATA; encoded by the coding sequence ATGAGTCTCGAACGCGACCACGACTGCCCGACCTGTGACGAGGAGCGAACGTTCTATCGCGCCGCGAGCACGATGGTCCGGCTCGGCGAGAAAGTGAAGTGGCGCTGTCCGGACTGTGAGTACAGCTTCGTCACCATCGGCGACGACGTCGACTCCAGCGCGACAGCGTAG
- the trmB gene encoding HTH-type sugar sensing transcriptional regulator TrmB, with protein MVSDDLAGALDRVNQRFDLNEYETDAYLVVLEHGRLTASEIADRTDIPQPRVYDTVRSLGERGLVELRESRPIEVLAVDPQTAFGGVHDSLDTLIDDLRTHYTAPARDAEAASLIKSRSTILRHIESVIEEAEYELILSLTPDLVGRFEDRLADRQRANVATELLVTPTADAPAAEEYDYASIATTVRAREGVTTPVIAVGDGEHAVYATQDAIAWNRERYGVVFDRSELGFLVSGFFNTLLWTTAEPVLDDGDDRTFPRRYASIRRCVADLDDGEGPFTVSVEGRDTATGEPRTVSGTVREVARDETGLTATLTIDTDDGTVTVGGRVAAFEDVEAHELRVEQN; from the coding sequence ATGGTCTCGGACGATCTCGCCGGCGCACTCGACCGGGTGAACCAGCGATTCGACCTCAACGAGTACGAGACCGACGCCTATCTCGTGGTGCTCGAACACGGTCGACTGACCGCCTCGGAGATCGCCGACCGAACCGATATCCCCCAACCACGGGTGTACGACACCGTTCGGAGCCTCGGCGAGCGCGGTCTCGTCGAACTCCGGGAGTCTCGCCCCATCGAGGTGCTCGCGGTCGATCCCCAGACGGCGTTCGGGGGAGTCCACGACTCCCTCGACACGCTCATCGACGACCTCCGGACCCACTACACCGCGCCCGCCCGTGACGCCGAGGCCGCCTCGCTCATCAAATCCCGCTCGACCATCCTCCGACACATCGAGAGCGTGATCGAGGAGGCCGAGTACGAACTCATCCTCTCACTGACGCCCGATCTCGTCGGCCGATTCGAGGATCGACTCGCCGACCGACAGCGCGCGAACGTCGCCACCGAACTCCTCGTCACCCCCACTGCCGACGCCCCAGCTGCCGAAGAGTACGATTACGCGTCGATCGCCACCACCGTCCGGGCACGCGAGGGCGTCACGACCCCGGTGATCGCGGTCGGCGACGGCGAACACGCGGTCTACGCCACCCAGGACGCGATCGCGTGGAACCGCGAGCGGTACGGCGTGGTGTTCGACCGCTCGGAGCTCGGCTTCCTGGTCTCGGGGTTTTTCAACACGCTCCTCTGGACCACCGCCGAGCCCGTGCTCGACGACGGCGACGACCGGACGTTCCCCCGCCGATACGCCTCGATCCGGCGGTGTGTGGCGGATCTCGACGATGGCGAGGGACCGTTCACCGTGTCGGTTGAGGGCCGGGACACCGCTACCGGCGAGCCACGGACGGTGTCCGGAACAGTGCGCGAGGTCGCCCGCGACGAGACCGGCCTGACCGCCACCCTCACCATCGACACCGACGACGGCACGGTGACGGTCGGCGGTCGGGTCGCTGCCTTCGAGGACGTCGAGGCCCACGAACTTCGTGTCGAACAGAATTGA